From a region of the Triticum aestivum cultivar Chinese Spring chromosome 7D, IWGSC CS RefSeq v2.1, whole genome shotgun sequence genome:
- the LOC123168723 gene encoding uncharacterized protein isoform X3 has product MGGVNRRVSIGGATMQASKTDILYTKNVHAAKRSEDIAHLSPGNAKIFAKQSHRMVLYTEDNLSGYNGHGASWIKLAKSSTGKLHFRKMLWQYKR; this is encoded by the exons ATGGGTGGTGTAAACCGTAGGGTGTCCATTGGTGGAGCCACGATGCAAGCATCCAAAACAGACATATTGTATACGAAGAATGTTCATGCTGCCAAGAGAAGTGAAGACATTGCCCATTTGTCCCCTG GGAATGCCAAGATATTCGCCAAACAAAGCCATAGGATG GTGCTATACACAGAGGACAACCTATCAG GTTACAATGGTCATGGAGCTTCTTGGATTAAACTTGCAAAGAGTAGTACTGGAAAGCTTCATTTTCGTAAGATGCTCTG GCAATACAAAAGGTAG
- the LOC123168723 gene encoding uncharacterized protein isoform X2: MGGVNRRVSIGGATMQASKTDILYTKNVHAAKRSEDIAHLSPGNAKIFAKQSHRMVLYTEDNLSGYNGHGASWIKLAKSSTGKLHFRNTKGRKTIRRPIQKGGCMSFRSD, translated from the exons ATGGGTGGTGTAAACCGTAGGGTGTCCATTGGTGGAGCCACGATGCAAGCATCCAAAACAGACATATTGTATACGAAGAATGTTCATGCTGCCAAGAGAAGTGAAGACATTGCCCATTTGTCCCCTG GGAATGCCAAGATATTCGCCAAACAAAGCCATAGGATG GTGCTATACACAGAGGACAACCTATCAG GTTACAATGGTCATGGAGCTTCTTGGATTAAACTTGCAAAGAGTAGTACTGGAAAGCTTCATTTTC GCAATACAAAAGGTAGGAAGACCATACGAAGACCAATACAAAAAGGAGGATGCATGAGCTTCAGATCTGATTGA
- the LOC123168723 gene encoding uncharacterized protein isoform X1 gives MGGVNRRVSIGGATMQASKTDILYTKNVHAAKRSEDIAHLSPGNAKIFAKQSHRMVLYTEDNLSGYNGHGASWIKLAKSSTGKLHFRKMLWYFRVEESKANKGNTKGRKTIRRPIQKGGCMSFRSD, from the exons ATGGGTGGTGTAAACCGTAGGGTGTCCATTGGTGGAGCCACGATGCAAGCATCCAAAACAGACATATTGTATACGAAGAATGTTCATGCTGCCAAGAGAAGTGAAGACATTGCCCATTTGTCCCCTG GGAATGCCAAGATATTCGCCAAACAAAGCCATAGGATG GTGCTATACACAGAGGACAACCTATCAG GTTACAATGGTCATGGAGCTTCTTGGATTAAACTTGCAAAGAGTAGTACTGGAAAGCTTCATTTTCGTAAGATGCTCTGGTATTTCCGAGTAGAAGAAAGCAAAGCCAACAAGG GCAATACAAAAGGTAGGAAGACCATACGAAGACCAATACAAAAAGGAGGATGCATGAGCTTCAGATCTGATTGA
- the LOC123168897 gene encoding uncharacterized protein, with protein sequence MEVEIKLRLPDAAAHRRLSSFLAPRLLRTDAPARPLAAATAAQRDVRLYGTDDRDPSRAVLTLKRRPRIDASVSRVEEVVEPLDPALALTCVDNPARLDAVDSPIVRLVSDEYGVGGDKAPFVCLGGFRNTRCVYELEEGEGQGLVLDGSGLGLRWRCRHSSPPTSGSGGGTGRSGPDLRRRQWGPSPPSSGGGGAGRSGPGLHRRWRRRDPSPPSSSGGLGHGGLGRKDGFLWGIRLLASVPRLAPGTHMPIRSFLLMVSDADAAAVIPRTAEG encoded by the exons ATGGAGGTCGAGATCAAGCTCCGTCTCCCCGACGCGGCTGCACACCGGCGCCTCTCCTCCTTCCTCGCGCCCCGCCTGCTCCGCACCGACGCCCCAGCGcggcccctcgccgccgccaccgccgcccagcgGGACGTCCGCCTCTACGGCACCGACGACCGCGACCCCTCCCGCGCCGTCCTCACGCTCAAGCGCCGCCCGCGCATCGACGCCAGCGTCAGCCGCGTTGAGGAGGTCGTGGAGCCCCTCGACCCCGCCCTCGCCCTCACCTGCGTCGACAACCCCGCCCGTCTCGAcgcggtcgactcccccatcgtcCGGCTCGTCTCCGACGAGTACGGCGTCGGCGGGGACAAAGCGCCGTTCGTCTGCCTCGGCGGCTTCCGGAACACCCGCTGTGTGTATGAGCTCGAGGAGGGCGAGGGGCAGGGGCTCGTGCTAGACGGCAGCGGGCTGGGCCTACGTTGGCGGTGCCGGCATTCCTCTCCTCCGACGAGCGGtagcggcggcggcacgggacgcAGTGGGCCTGACCTGCGTCGGCGACAATGGGGGCCCTCTCCTCcgtcgagcggcggcggcggcgcgggacgtaGTGGGCCCGGCCTgcatcggcggtggcggcggcgggatccaTCTCCTCCCTCAAGCAGCGGCGGCTTGGGACACGGTGGGCTTGGCCGCAAAGATGGATTTCTCTGGGGCATTCGATTACTGGCCTCTGTTCCTCGACTCGCGCCAGGGACGCATATGCCCATCCGGTCGTTCCTCCTCATGGTCAGCGACGCAGATGCGGCCGCTGTCATTCCTCGCACAGCCGAAG GTTGA
- the LOC123171004 gene encoding uncharacterized protein, whose product MEVEIKLRLPDAAAHRRLSSFLAPRLLRTDAPARPLAAATAAQRDVRLYGTDDRDPSRAVLMLKRRPRIDAGVSRVEEVVEPLDPALALTCVDNPARLDAVDSPIVRLVFDEYGVGGDKAPFVCLGGFRNTRGVYELEEGEGQGLVLDGSGLGLRWRCRHSSPPTSGGGGGTGRSGPDLRRRQWGPSPPSSGGGDAGRSGPGLHRRWRRRDPSPPSSSGGLGHGGLGRKDGFLWGIRLLASVPRLASGTHMPIRSFLLMVSDADAAAVVPRTAEG is encoded by the exons ATGGAGGTCGAGATCAAGCTCCGTCTCCCCGACGCGGCTGCACACCGGCGCCTCTCCTCCTTCCTCGCGCCCCGCCTGCTCCGCACCGACGCCCCAGCGcggcccctcgccgccgccaccgccgcccagcgGGACGTCCGCCTCTACGGCACCGACGACCGCGACCCCTCCCGCGCCGTCCTCATGCTCAAGCGCCGCCCGCGCATCGACGCCGGCGTCAGCCGCGTTGAGGAGGTCGTGGAGCCCCTCGACCCCGCCCTCGCCCTCACCTGCGTCGACAACCCCGCCCGTCTCGAcgcggtcgactcccccatcgtcCGGCTCGTCTTCGACGAGTACGGCGTCGGCGGGGACAAAGCGCCGTTCGTCTGCCTCGGCGGCTTCCGGAACACCCGCGGTGTGTATGAGCTCGAGGAGGGCGAGGGGCAGGGGCTCGTGCTAGACGGCAGCGGGCTGGGCCTGCGTTGGCGGTGCCGGCATTCCTCTCCTCCGacgagcggtggcggcggcggcacgggacgcAGTGGGCCTGACCTGCGTCGGCGACAATGGGGGCCCTCTCCTCcgtcgagcggcggcggcgacgcgggacGTAGTGGGCCCGGCCTgcatcggcggtggcggcggcgggatccaTCTCCTCCCTCAAGCAGCGGCGGCTTGGGACACGGTGGGCTTGGCCGCAAAGATGGATTTCTCTGGGGCATTCGATTACTGGCCTCTGTTCCTCGACTCGCGTCAGGGACGCATATGCCCATCCGGTCGTTCCTCCTCATGGTCAGCGACGCAGATGCGGCCGCTGTCGTTCCTCGCACAGCCGAAG GTTGA
- the LOC123167419 gene encoding protein TIFY 11e, protein MAATGSAKSRRFAAACGVLSRCIKAAEARLVALPLMPGAEVPALQDEHAVGPAPEHAQMTIFYGGRVLVLDEVPADKAAELLRVAAAAGTVRGDGDLPMARKASLQRFMEKRKGRLAERAVPYSRPDGDAFSCSRLTLTL, encoded by the coding sequence ATGGCGGCGACAGGGAGCGCTAAGAGCCGACGGTTCGCCGCAGCGTGCGGCGTTCTCAGCCGCTGCATcaaggcggcggaggcgcggcTGGTGGCTCTCCCCCTCATGCCCGGAGCGGAAGTGCCCGCGCTGCAAGACGAGCACGCGGTGGGTCCTGCGCCGGAGCACGCGCAGATGACCATCTTCTACGGTGGGCGGGTGCTAGTGCTGGACGAGGTCCCGGCCGACAAGGCCGCCGAGCTGCTCCGTGTCGCTGCCGCAGCAGGCACCGTGCGAGGGGACGGCGACCTGCCCATGGCGAGGAAGGCGTCGCTGCAGAGGTTCATGGAGAAGCGCAAGGGAAGGCTCGCCGAGCGCGCCGTCCCCTACAGCAGGCCCGACGGCGATGCGTTCTCCTGTAGCCGTCTCACGCTTACGCTCTGA